Proteins found in one Magnetofaba australis IT-1 genomic segment:
- the htpG gene encoding molecular chaperone HtpG, with translation MSAAETRQFQTEVRQLLDLMIHSLYSNKEIFLRELISNASDANDKIRFEALANDALYEGDSELKIRIEFDKEARTVTVRDNGIGMSRDEVIANIGTIAKSGTKEFFQSLTGDQAKDAHLIGQFGVGFYSAFIVADKVTLETRRAGEAKGVRWESAGDGEYTLEEIERAEHGAAVTLHLREGEDDFLDHWRLSSIVRKFSDHVTWPIEMLKPETPKFGEEEESEATKDAETVPEWEKVNSASAIWTRSKSELSDEEYKEFYKHVAHDFEDPLSWTHARLEGRVEYSVLLYIPKKAPFDLWDRDRKHGVKLYVRRVFIMETTEELFPRYMRFVRGVVDSADLQLNVSREILQQSPTVDAIKKGAVSKVFSHLEELAKNEPEKYAEFWKAFGSVLKEGVIEDFANKERIAKLCRFASTHTGESEQTVSLADYVERMKESQKKIYYITGETHTACLASPHLEIFRKKGIEVLLLSDRVDEWLSTHLNEFDGKPLQSITKGELDLSELEGEESEAEKEAEKQAEEAIKPVAEKLKGALGESVKEVRVSHRLVDSPACLVSEEFDMSASMERLLKEAGQDVSEAKRILEINPTHPLIKRLESEGDESRFADLSHVLFDQALLSEGGQLKDPASFVKRLNGLLTDMAS, from the coding sequence ATGAGCGCCGCCGAAACTCGCCAGTTTCAGACCGAAGTGCGTCAACTGTTGGATCTGATGATCCATTCGCTCTACAGCAACAAAGAGATCTTCCTGCGCGAATTGATCTCCAACGCCTCCGACGCCAACGATAAAATTCGCTTTGAAGCGCTGGCCAACGACGCCCTCTACGAAGGCGATTCGGAGCTGAAAATTCGCATCGAGTTCGACAAAGAGGCGCGCACCGTCACCGTGCGCGACAACGGCATCGGCATGAGCCGCGATGAGGTGATCGCCAATATCGGCACCATCGCCAAATCGGGCACCAAGGAGTTCTTCCAGAGCCTGACCGGCGATCAGGCCAAGGACGCCCATCTGATCGGTCAGTTCGGCGTCGGCTTCTACTCCGCCTTCATCGTCGCCGATAAGGTCACCCTGGAGACCCGTCGCGCGGGCGAAGCGAAGGGCGTGCGTTGGGAGTCGGCGGGCGATGGTGAGTACACCCTGGAGGAGATCGAGCGCGCCGAGCACGGCGCGGCGGTGACTCTGCACCTGCGCGAAGGCGAGGATGATTTCCTCGATCACTGGCGCCTGTCGAGCATTGTGCGCAAGTTCTCCGACCACGTCACCTGGCCCATCGAGATGCTCAAGCCCGAAACGCCCAAATTCGGCGAAGAGGAGGAGAGCGAAGCGACCAAGGACGCCGAGACCGTACCCGAGTGGGAGAAGGTCAACAGCGCCTCGGCCATCTGGACCCGCTCCAAGAGCGAGCTGTCCGATGAGGAGTACAAGGAGTTCTACAAGCACGTCGCCCACGACTTTGAAGACCCCTTGAGCTGGACCCACGCGCGCCTCGAGGGCCGTGTGGAGTACTCGGTGCTGCTGTATATCCCCAAAAAGGCCCCGTTCGATCTGTGGGATCGCGACCGCAAGCACGGCGTCAAACTCTACGTGCGCCGCGTGTTCATCATGGAGACCACTGAGGAGCTGTTCCCTCGTTACATGCGCTTCGTGCGCGGGGTGGTGGACTCCGCCGATCTGCAACTGAACGTCTCCCGCGAGATTCTGCAACAGAGCCCCACCGTGGACGCCATCAAAAAAGGCGCGGTGAGCAAGGTGTTCTCGCACCTGGAGGAGCTGGCCAAGAACGAGCCGGAGAAGTACGCCGAGTTCTGGAAGGCGTTTGGCTCGGTGCTCAAAGAGGGCGTGATCGAGGACTTCGCCAACAAGGAGCGCATCGCCAAACTGTGCCGCTTCGCCTCCACCCACACGGGTGAGTCCGAGCAGACCGTCTCCCTGGCCGACTATGTGGAGCGCATGAAGGAGAGCCAGAAGAAGATCTACTACATCACCGGCGAGACCCACACCGCCTGCCTGGCCAGCCCGCACCTGGAGATCTTCCGCAAGAAGGGCATCGAGGTGCTGCTGCTCTCCGACCGCGTGGATGAGTGGCTCTCCACCCATCTGAACGAGTTCGACGGCAAGCCGCTGCAGTCCATCACCAAGGGCGAGCTGGACCTCTCCGAGCTGGAGGGCGAAGAGTCCGAAGCCGAGAAAGAGGCTGAAAAGCAAGCTGAAGAGGCGATCAAGCCGGTGGCGGAGAAGCTCAAGGGCGCGCTGGGCGAGAGCGTCAAAGAGGTGCGCGTGAGCCATCGTCTGGTGGACTCCCCGGCCTGTCTGGTGAGTGAGGAGTTCGATATGAGCGCCTCCATGGAGCGGCTGCTCAAAGAGGCCGGGCAGGACGTCAGCGAAGCCAAGCGCATTCTGGAGATCAACCCCACCCATCCGCTGATCAAGCGGCTGGAGAGCGAGGGCGACGAGAGCCGCTTTGCCGATCTGAGCCACGTGCTGTTCGACCAGGCGCTGCTCAGCGAAGGCGGCCAGTTGAAGGATCCGGCGTCGTTCGTGAAGCGTCTGAACGGTCTGCTCACCGATATGGCGAGCTAA
- a CDS encoding ATP-binding protein: MVEQPSPLAPRLPASGKSPWLYSLLAMGAILAAAFVAIMLINLSVEGYAAPLLALISALTFTVLAAPILYLTLFRPLAAELETQSWSVGAIRRLNRQLRGLNDDKALCQETLDTLGPLLELNMGVIYLSEPTEDAEQPAQLRLMAGYALDPQIAKQTLIPWGEGAPGAVAKSGRALTLDPLQTPQARIDVGVCKLTPRHVIGLPIARTEEVKGVMILGSGRAFSEATRRFLERACGTLALALTGVDAHARMQGLLDQTRQQKNELSIHQDLLRETIEKLEQSSRYKSRFLASMSHELRSPLNSLLILSKLLGENRKGNLDEKQVEFAHTIHSAGSDLLSLIDEVLDLARIEAGHIRIFKDKASVPELADGLEKLFSHVARNKGLGFKMNLKPDLPEALHTDRQRVEQILKNLISNAIKFTDTGAVTVTLEPTHAPSGLPVDHPFPDIPWVRFSVSDTGIGIPADKLKLIFEPFKQVDDSSSRKYGGTGLGLAISQELATLLSGLLSVQSQEGEGSTFTLLLPVGDLQALRKAEEESAEAQTPHMKDTDVESIRDDRRKLRPTDASVLVIGNEHEPVRDQLEAARAQGFAAVVAGDMGSALFLANFYNPLAAILATPLSGVDESHLYERLCGAVKRDALAVLELAASGAPKLKEDRAAGVWTCPADATAQEREALCCEFLDALALPAAASEQSEPTPSATAEEPAHVTAVHLSTVQPPESKPATLVAATSPTIDEDAILLEGRRILVVEDDMRNIFALTSLLESQGAEVVMAKNGRVGLERLHEDDAIEVVLLDIMMPDMDGYEVLKEIRRDPDYQRLPVIVLTAKALQGERNRCLQAGASDYLPKPIDPPKLLSMLNIWLERRPATTKIDADTVI; this comes from the coding sequence ATGGTGGAACAACCTTCGCCCCTCGCCCCCCGCCTCCCCGCCTCAGGCAAATCGCCTTGGCTCTATTCGTTGCTGGCCATGGGCGCCATCCTGGCGGCGGCGTTTGTCGCCATCATGCTGATCAATCTGTCAGTAGAGGGCTACGCTGCGCCGCTGCTGGCGCTCATCAGCGCCCTGACGTTCACCGTGCTGGCTGCGCCGATTCTCTACCTGACTCTGTTTCGCCCCCTGGCCGCAGAGCTGGAGACGCAATCCTGGAGCGTGGGCGCCATCCGCCGTCTCAACCGCCAACTGCGCGGCCTCAATGATGACAAGGCGCTGTGCCAGGAGACGCTGGACACCCTTGGCCCCCTGCTGGAGCTAAATATGGGGGTCATCTACCTGAGCGAACCAACTGAGGATGCCGAGCAGCCCGCGCAATTGCGCCTCATGGCGGGCTATGCGCTGGATCCACAGATCGCCAAACAGACGCTCATCCCCTGGGGCGAAGGCGCCCCCGGCGCAGTGGCCAAGAGCGGTCGCGCACTGACGTTAGACCCCCTGCAAACGCCACAAGCGCGCATTGATGTGGGGGTGTGCAAGCTCACGCCACGGCACGTCATCGGCCTGCCCATCGCCCGCACCGAAGAGGTCAAAGGGGTTATGATATTGGGCTCCGGACGCGCCTTCAGCGAGGCTACGCGGCGCTTTCTAGAGCGCGCATGCGGCACCCTGGCCCTGGCCCTGACCGGGGTGGACGCCCATGCGCGCATGCAAGGACTGCTGGATCAGACGCGCCAGCAGAAGAACGAACTCTCCATTCATCAGGATCTACTGCGCGAGACCATCGAGAAGCTGGAGCAGAGCAGCCGCTATAAATCACGCTTTCTGGCCAGCATGTCCCACGAATTGCGCTCGCCGCTCAACAGCCTGCTCATCCTCTCCAAACTGTTGGGGGAGAACCGTAAGGGCAATCTGGACGAAAAGCAGGTGGAGTTCGCCCACACCATCCACTCCGCCGGCTCGGACCTGCTATCGCTCATCGACGAGGTGCTGGATCTGGCCCGCATTGAGGCGGGACACATCCGTATATTCAAGGACAAAGCCAGTGTGCCGGAGTTGGCCGACGGCTTGGAGAAGCTGTTCTCCCATGTGGCGCGCAATAAGGGACTGGGATTCAAAATGAATCTCAAACCCGACCTGCCCGAGGCGCTGCACACCGACCGCCAGCGGGTCGAACAGATCCTCAAGAACCTGATCAGCAACGCCATCAAGTTCACCGATACCGGCGCAGTCACGGTGACCCTCGAACCCACCCATGCCCCCAGCGGCCTGCCGGTGGACCACCCCTTCCCCGACATCCCGTGGGTGCGCTTTAGCGTCAGCGACACCGGCATCGGCATCCCCGCCGACAAATTGAAGCTGATCTTCGAGCCTTTCAAGCAGGTGGATGACAGCTCCTCGCGCAAATATGGCGGCACCGGCCTGGGGCTGGCCATCAGTCAGGAGTTGGCCACCCTGCTCTCTGGTCTACTCAGCGTGCAGAGCCAGGAGGGCGAAGGCAGCACCTTCACGCTGCTGCTGCCGGTGGGCGATCTCCAGGCGCTGCGCAAGGCCGAAGAGGAGAGCGCCGAAGCGCAAACGCCGCATATGAAGGACACCGACGTGGAGTCCATTCGCGACGACCGCCGCAAACTGCGCCCCACCGACGCCAGCGTGCTGGTGATCGGCAATGAGCACGAGCCGGTGCGCGATCAACTGGAGGCCGCGCGCGCCCAGGGGTTCGCCGCGGTGGTCGCGGGCGATATGGGCTCGGCGCTGTTTTTGGCCAATTTCTACAATCCGTTGGCGGCGATTCTGGCGACGCCGTTATCCGGCGTGGATGAGAGCCATCTCTACGAGCGCCTCTGCGGCGCGGTCAAACGCGACGCCCTGGCGGTGCTGGAGCTGGCCGCCAGCGGCGCGCCCAAACTCAAGGAGGATCGCGCCGCCGGGGTGTGGACCTGCCCGGCCGACGCCACCGCCCAGGAGCGCGAAGCGTTGTGCTGTGAGTTCCTCGACGCGCTGGCCCTGCCCGCCGCAGCCTCGGAGCAGTCTGAGCCAACGCCTTCCGCAACGGCGGAAGAGCCTGCGCACGTCACCGCTGTGCACCTGTCCACTGTGCAGCCGCCCGAAAGCAAACCGGCCACGCTGGTGGCGGCAACCAGTCCGACTATCGACGAAGACGCAATTCTGCTGGAGGGGCGGCGCATTCTTGTGGTCGAAGACGACATGCGCAATATCTTCGCCCTGACCAGCCTGTTGGAGAGTCAGGGCGCCGAGGTGGTGATGGCGAAAAATGGGCGCGTGGGGTTGGAGAGACTGCACGAAGATGACGCCATTGAGGTGGTGTTGCTGGACATCATGATGCCGGATATGGACGGCTATGAGGTGCTCAAGGAGATTCGCCGCGATCCCGACTATCAACGTCTGCCGGTGATCGTGCTCACCGCCAAGGCGCTGCAGGGCGAGCGTAATCGCTGTTTGCAGGCGGGGGCGTCGGACTACCTGCCCAAGCCCATCGATCCTCCCAAGCTGCTCTCCATGCTCAACATCTGGCTGGAGCGCCGCCCTGCTACAACGAAAATTGACGCTGACACGGTGATCTAG
- the galE gene encoding UDP-glucose 4-epimerase GalE yields the protein MSTILVTGGAGYIGAHVCKALARAGMTPVTLDNLVYGHERAVKWGPFERGDIADGDFVRAVIARHQPRAVIHLAAFAYVGESVSDPGRYYRNNVVGSLTLLEAMRDLKVRDLVFSSTCATYGEPEQVPITEAEKQQPINPYGASKLMMERMMADFCAAHGMRAVALRYFNVAGADPEGEIGESHDPETHLIPLVLEAALGQREAITLFGDDYPTPDGSCIRDYLHVSDLADAHLKALTWLGGHPGFDAFNLGNEQGASVREVVETARRVTGREIPLRIGARRAGDPPVLVASSARAHQELGWRPQLGALADQIETAWRWTLSQHG from the coding sequence ATGTCCACGATTCTGGTAACCGGCGGGGCGGGCTATATCGGCGCCCATGTGTGTAAGGCGCTGGCGCGGGCCGGGATGACCCCCGTGACGCTGGACAATCTGGTCTATGGCCATGAACGGGCGGTGAAATGGGGCCCGTTCGAGCGTGGCGATATCGCTGATGGCGACTTCGTGCGCGCGGTGATCGCCCGCCATCAGCCGCGCGCGGTGATCCATCTGGCCGCCTTCGCCTATGTGGGGGAGTCGGTGAGCGATCCCGGACGTTACTATCGCAACAATGTGGTGGGGTCCCTCACCCTGCTGGAGGCGATGCGCGATCTGAAGGTGCGGGATCTGGTCTTCTCCAGCACCTGCGCCACCTATGGCGAGCCGGAGCAGGTTCCCATTACCGAAGCCGAGAAGCAGCAGCCCATCAACCCTTACGGCGCCTCCAAGCTGATGATGGAGCGCATGATGGCGGACTTCTGCGCCGCCCATGGCATGCGTGCAGTCGCGCTGCGCTACTTCAATGTCGCCGGGGCCGACCCCGAGGGGGAGATCGGCGAATCCCACGATCCGGAGACGCATTTGATCCCGCTGGTGCTGGAGGCGGCGTTGGGGCAGCGCGAGGCGATCACCCTGTTCGGCGACGACTATCCCACTCCCGACGGCTCCTGTATCCGCGACTATCTGCATGTGAGCGATCTGGCCGACGCTCACCTCAAAGCGCTGACGTGGTTGGGGGGGCATCCGGGATTTGACGCCTTCAACCTGGGCAATGAGCAGGGCGCATCGGTGCGCGAGGTGGTTGAGACCGCCCGCCGCGTCACTGGTCGGGAGATTCCCCTACGCATCGGCGCGCGTCGCGCGGGCGATCCGCCGGTGCTGGTGGCCAGCAGCGCGCGAGCGCATCAGGAGCTGGGCTGGCGGCCCCAGTTGGGCGCGTTGGCGGACCAGATTGAGACCGCATGGCGCTGGACCCTCAGTCAACACGGTTGA
- the pseB gene encoding UDP-N-acetylglucosamine 4,6-dehydratase (inverting), with product MLNGKTILITGGTGSYGKKCVEVILRHYKPHKLIIFSRDELKQFEMGQVFSQEKHACMRYMLGDVRDKERLVRAFHGVDYVIHAAALKQVPAAEYNPDEFIKTNVHGAMNVVEAALQAGVKKVVALSTDKACNPVNLYGATKLCSDKLFVAGKSFAGIDGTVFSVVRYGNVVGSRGSVVPFFEERKATGQLPITDPRMTRFWITLEDGVMFSLRALQDSKGGEIFVPKIPSIRVPDLATAICPECEQPVVGIRPGEKLHEAMISEDDSRHAIEFEHHYIIQPDEQLKQELVALGGKRCPEGFDYVSDANPDFMTVEELREMLDRIKEDYQIEDHRWALDGMPK from the coding sequence ATGCTCAACGGCAAGACAATTCTGATCACCGGAGGCACCGGCTCGTATGGCAAAAAGTGCGTTGAGGTGATCCTGCGTCACTATAAACCGCACAAGCTCATCATTTTTAGCCGCGACGAACTCAAGCAGTTTGAAATGGGCCAGGTGTTCAGTCAGGAGAAACACGCCTGCATGCGCTACATGCTGGGCGATGTGCGCGACAAAGAGCGCCTGGTGCGCGCCTTCCATGGCGTGGACTATGTGATTCACGCCGCCGCGCTCAAGCAGGTGCCCGCCGCCGAATACAACCCCGATGAGTTCATCAAGACCAACGTGCATGGCGCCATGAATGTGGTCGAGGCCGCGCTGCAGGCCGGGGTGAAGAAGGTGGTGGCGCTCTCCACCGACAAAGCGTGCAATCCGGTGAATCTGTACGGCGCCACCAAGCTCTGCTCCGATAAACTGTTCGTGGCGGGCAAATCCTTCGCCGGCATCGACGGCACGGTGTTCTCGGTGGTGCGTTACGGCAACGTGGTCGGTTCGCGCGGCTCGGTGGTGCCCTTCTTCGAAGAGCGCAAAGCCACCGGCCAACTGCCCATCACCGACCCGCGCATGACCCGCTTCTGGATCACCCTGGAAGATGGCGTGATGTTCTCCCTGCGCGCCCTGCAGGATAGCAAGGGCGGCGAGATCTTCGTGCCCAAGATCCCCTCCATTCGCGTGCCCGATCTGGCCACCGCCATCTGCCCGGAGTGCGAGCAGCCGGTGGTGGGCATCCGTCCCGGCGAGAAGCTGCACGAGGCGATGATCTCCGAAGACGATTCGCGCCACGCCATCGAATTTGAGCACCACTATATTATTCAGCCCGATGAGCAGCTCAAACAGGAGCTGGTCGCGCTGGGCGGCAAACGCTGCCCGGAAGGGTTCGACTACGTCTCCGACGCCAACCCCGACTTCATGACCGTCGAGGAGTTGCGCGAGATGCTTGATCGCATCAAGGAGGACTACCAGATCGAGGACCATCGTTGGGCCCTCGACGGCATGCCCAAGTAA
- the kdsA gene encoding 3-deoxy-8-phosphooctulonate synthase has translation MHSKTLHVGYDDRVTPVTIGDTNPLVLIGGPCAIESYDHAMMMADRIGQITRKLGIPWIYKSCYDKDCRSSPESFHGVGLDDGLQILDKIRTETGLPITSDFSSADWGAATGEVVDLMQVPAYLCRQTTILRAAAQTGKPVHLKKGQFMSPWNMKNSVRKIEHFGGNEVLLTDRGTFFGYNMLINDMRNFPIMMETGYPVCLDATHSVQLPTSMGNISGGQREYIPHLLRAACAVGVHAIFMEVHDDPANALSDANTVLDIQYLEYCLSHAKAMHETRLALFEKWGEDRVHTDD, from the coding sequence ATGCACAGCAAAACACTCCACGTCGGTTACGATGACCGCGTCACGCCGGTGACCATCGGCGACACCAACCCCCTGGTTCTCATCGGCGGCCCCTGCGCCATCGAAAGCTACGACCACGCCATGATGATGGCCGATCGCATCGGTCAGATCACGCGCAAACTGGGGATTCCCTGGATCTACAAATCCTGCTACGACAAAGATTGCCGCTCCTCGCCGGAGAGCTTCCACGGCGTCGGCCTGGATGACGGTCTGCAGATTCTGGATAAAATCCGCACCGAGACCGGTCTGCCCATCACCTCCGACTTCTCCTCGGCGGATTGGGGCGCGGCCACCGGCGAGGTGGTGGACCTGATGCAGGTGCCCGCCTATCTGTGTCGCCAGACCACCATTCTGCGCGCCGCCGCGCAGACCGGCAAACCGGTGCATCTGAAAAAGGGGCAGTTCATGAGCCCCTGGAACATGAAGAACTCGGTGCGCAAGATCGAGCATTTTGGCGGCAACGAAGTGCTGCTGACCGACCGCGGCACCTTCTTCGGTTACAACATGCTCATCAATGACATGCGTAACTTCCCCATCATGATGGAGACCGGTTATCCGGTCTGCCTGGACGCCACCCACTCGGTGCAGTTGCCCACCTCCATGGGCAACATCTCCGGCGGTCAGCGCGAGTACATCCCGCATCTGCTGCGCGCCGCCTGCGCGGTGGGGGTGCACGCCATCTTCATGGAGGTGCATGACGATCCGGCCAACGCCCTGTCGGACGCCAACACCGTGTTGGATATTCAGTACCTGGAGTATTGCCTGTCTCACGCCAAGGCGATGCATGAAACCCGTCTGGCCCTGTTCGAGAAGTGGGGGGAAGATCGTGTCCACACCGACGACTGA
- a CDS encoding CBS domain-containing protein — MLQPGSFPQCEPRLFLKLALEKMNAEKLGIVCIAEADGKLAGIFTDGDIRRMLLKDQKPFPALFTDDVIVHAVKKPTTVHPDDSLMQAIEVMEQKEIWDLPVVDENGALCGLLHLHPAIKALLGMA, encoded by the coding sequence ATGCTGCAGCCGGGGAGCTTTCCCCAGTGTGAGCCGCGTCTGTTTCTCAAGCTGGCGTTGGAGAAGATGAATGCCGAGAAGCTCGGCATTGTCTGCATCGCCGAGGCTGACGGCAAGCTGGCGGGCATCTTCACCGATGGCGACATCCGCCGCATGCTGCTCAAGGACCAGAAGCCGTTCCCGGCGCTGTTCACCGATGACGTCATCGTGCATGCGGTGAAGAAGCCCACCACAGTGCACCCGGACGATAGCCTGATGCAGGCCATCGAAGTGATGGAGCAGAAGGAGATCTGGGATCTGCCGGTGGTGGATGAGAACGGCGCGCTGTGTGGCCTGCTGCATCTGCATCCGGCCATCAAGGCGCTGCTGGGCATGGCCTGA
- a CDS encoding 3-deoxy-manno-octulosonate cytidylyltransferase: MGDAAQQILAVIPARWASSRFPGKPLAMIAGKPMLQWVWQRVQAAPSVDAVAVATDDERIVELCNAYGVDVVMTSPDHETGTDRLAEVAAKRPARLYVNVQGDEPLIDPAAIDAVARCLDAAISRGIGVSTAYIEGATPEQEASPSSVHLVPTLDGCVLTFSRLPIPLSFREAGTRNVHVGLYAFTGDALRNFSQWERGPVERAESIELMRFLEHGQRIACTPIAPGSIGVDHPEDIPLAEAALRARGEA; the protein is encoded by the coding sequence ATGGGCGACGCCGCCCAGCAGATTCTGGCGGTCATCCCGGCGCGCTGGGCCTCTTCGCGTTTTCCCGGTAAGCCGTTGGCCATGATCGCTGGCAAACCCATGCTGCAGTGGGTGTGGCAGCGCGTGCAGGCGGCGCCGTCGGTGGATGCGGTGGCGGTGGCCACCGATGATGAACGCATTGTCGAACTCTGCAACGCCTACGGCGTGGACGTGGTGATGACTTCGCCCGACCACGAGACCGGCACCGACCGCTTGGCGGAAGTGGCGGCCAAACGTCCGGCGCGTCTGTATGTCAACGTGCAGGGCGATGAGCCGTTGATCGACCCGGCGGCCATTGATGCGGTGGCGCGCTGTCTGGATGCGGCCATCAGTCGCGGTATTGGCGTCTCTACCGCCTACATCGAAGGCGCCACGCCGGAGCAGGAGGCTTCGCCCTCCAGCGTGCATCTGGTTCCGACCCTGGATGGCTGCGTGTTGACCTTCTCGCGTCTGCCCATTCCGCTATCGTTCCGCGAAGCGGGAACCCGCAATGTGCATGTGGGGCTCTACGCCTTCACCGGCGACGCCCTGCGCAACTTCTCCCAGTGGGAGCGGGGTCCGGTGGAGCGCGCTGAGAGCATCGAGTTGATGCGCTTCCTGGAGCATGGGCAGCGCATCGCCTGCACGCCCATCGCGCCTGGCTCCATCGGCGTCGACCACCCCGAGGATATCCCGCTCGCCGAGGCGGCCTTGCGCGCCCGTGGCGAGGCGTGA
- a CDS encoding radical SAM protein, with amino-acid sequence MPVPENLEIKQLDLELNGSCNLKCEMCPQAHGREREFLSKLPTEVFEKIVTDALQYGVQSVSLHGSGEPTLNRDMPERIRFIKEKGLKCVSFTNGVKLDEQLAREIIDAGLDVLRISAVGHDREAYQKWMSKDCYLEVRDNIKRFVELNKEMGGRTEVHMYHLASDYANRDAEAAAYQQNWVAYTGAYAEIWLMHNWSGDQDIPYARQQITGATQRRTCGRPFSPLLQVRAGGLDGHHGAVVACCMVLGKDSQGVLGHLDDQSIAEVVGGDAYNALRAAHREGRFDDIPYCANCDQLYDLPESLVWTNIPGRKYGESKVAAGVDHRTYGEKPA; translated from the coding sequence ATGCCCGTTCCTGAGAACCTTGAAATCAAACAGCTCGATCTGGAGCTTAATGGCAGCTGCAATCTCAAATGCGAAATGTGCCCCCAGGCCCACGGGCGCGAGCGCGAGTTCCTCAGCAAACTCCCCACCGAGGTGTTTGAGAAGATCGTCACCGACGCTCTGCAGTACGGCGTGCAGTCGGTCTCCCTGCACGGCTCCGGCGAGCCGACCCTGAACCGCGATATGCCCGAACGCATCCGCTTTATCAAGGAGAAGGGGCTCAAGTGCGTCTCCTTCACCAATGGCGTGAAGCTGGACGAGCAACTGGCGCGGGAGATCATCGACGCCGGACTCGACGTGCTGCGCATCTCCGCTGTGGGGCACGATCGCGAAGCTTACCAAAAGTGGATGTCCAAGGATTGCTACCTGGAGGTGCGCGATAACATCAAGCGCTTCGTGGAGCTGAACAAGGAGATGGGTGGGCGCACCGAGGTGCACATGTACCATCTGGCCAGCGACTACGCCAACCGCGACGCCGAGGCCGCCGCCTATCAGCAGAACTGGGTCGCCTACACCGGTGCCTATGCGGAGATCTGGCTGATGCACAACTGGTCCGGGGACCAGGATATCCCCTATGCCCGCCAGCAGATCACCGGCGCCACCCAGCGCCGCACCTGCGGGCGCCCCTTCTCGCCGCTATTGCAGGTGCGCGCGGGCGGGCTGGATGGCCATCATGGCGCGGTGGTGGCCTGCTGTATGGTGCTGGGTAAGGACTCCCAAGGGGTGTTGGGCCATCTGGATGATCAGTCCATCGCCGAGGTGGTGGGCGGCGACGCCTATAACGCCCTGCGCGCAGCGCACCGGGAGGGGCGGTTTGACGATATTCCCTACTGCGCCAACTGCGATCAGCTCTATGACCTGCCCGAATCCCTGGTGTGGACCAATATTCCCGGGCGCAAATATGGCGAATCCAAAGTGGCTGCGGGGGTGGACCACCGCACCTATGGGGAGAAACCGGCGTGA
- a CDS encoding glycosyltransferase, which translates to MTYQPQDFAILVPTKDRPEKMREMLDSVLAQNIHPGRIIVIDGSDNPIDAVTDAYADKLPVERYACRPPGQIRQRNMGISKLDESTPVVILLDDDIVLEPGAFQALVDFWNAHAEDCAGVSFNIVNMDANQPSTWRRFFLMDAWGPGRVLKSGYNTSVCNVSESHRTQWLPGGATSWRLELLKKNTHEEIYAKRALCEDLIFSFPIGAQGAGLYVCHDARVRHEHVTDHTKKAVHRYYGKVETLWRLFFVSRNDALSIGWFLWSMLGTILADLINGARRFERRRLELALGRTDALLKAAWVKLRGKPLVEALREDG; encoded by the coding sequence GTGACCTATCAGCCGCAGGATTTCGCCATTCTGGTCCCCACCAAGGATCGACCGGAGAAGATGCGCGAGATGCTCGACAGCGTGCTGGCGCAGAACATCCATCCGGGACGCATCATCGTCATTGACGGCAGTGACAATCCCATCGATGCGGTCACCGACGCCTATGCCGACAAGCTGCCGGTGGAGCGTTACGCCTGTCGTCCGCCGGGGCAGATTCGCCAGCGCAACATGGGGATCTCCAAGCTCGATGAATCCACGCCAGTGGTGATTCTGCTGGATGACGACATCGTACTGGAGCCGGGCGCATTTCAAGCGCTGGTGGATTTCTGGAACGCCCACGCCGAGGATTGCGCTGGGGTCTCCTTTAACATCGTCAATATGGACGCCAACCAGCCTTCGACCTGGCGGCGTTTTTTTCTGATGGATGCGTGGGGACCGGGTAGGGTGTTGAAATCCGGCTATAACACCTCGGTTTGCAACGTGTCTGAGAGTCATCGCACACAGTGGCTGCCCGGCGGCGCCACCAGTTGGCGGTTGGAGCTCTTAAAGAAAAATACGCATGAAGAGATTTATGCGAAGCGCGCCCTGTGTGAGGATCTGATCTTCAGCTTCCCCATCGGCGCGCAAGGGGCGGGCCTCTACGTTTGCCACGACGCCCGCGTGCGCCATGAGCATGTGACCGACCACACCAAAAAGGCGGTGCACCGCTACTATGGCAAAGTGGAGACGCTGTGGCGGCTCTTCTTCGTCAGCCGCAACGACGCACTCTCCATCGGCTGGTTCCTGTGGAGCATGTTGGGGACCATCCTGGCGGACCTGATCAATGGCGCGCGCCGGTTTGAGCGGCGGCGCTTGGAGCTGGCGCTGGGACGCACCGACGCCCTGCTCAAAGCCGCCTGGGTCAAGCTGCGCGGCAAGCCGTTGGTGGAGGCGCTGCGCGAGGACGGCTGA